AAATCAAACTaattcttatattcaattccCTACTTATTCTATCTATCTTTTTAAATTCCAGCTGCTACAACTCATTTCACCTTTGAGAGAATAAGTCAGAAACCGACTACCATAACTCCATCACAAGAACATTTCGGAGATTCCCTTTTTTGGATACCGGACTTCAAAAATTTATTCTTGATTTGTGCAAGTATTCTTGGTTTCGTGTTACTGCTGAACACCCTAGCATTAGTGATATGCTTGAGGAGAAAatatgagaagaagaaaaaagagaaaaaaagagaGCAAAATTATGAAGATTTGGAGGATTTTCCTTGCAATGTTTACAGTGCTTTGAATATGGATGAAACAAATCCGTGTTTTGAAGGATCGGCGATCGGAAAAATCAGACTTTTAAACCATAGATATGACAACAAATATACTCTTGAAATTAAAACAAGACCTTTCCAACTAAATCCAACCAACTGTGGTCTCACTGAAACTGTCCCAGTCAGTAATAGTGCTCCTAGCCCTACTCCCAACGTTCAGGGGGAGACTGAAGGGAACCAGCAGCCATCCGAGTATTCATCGTTGGATGTACATGTGAGGACGTAAAGTAAATGCATCCAACAGAAAAAtctaaaagtaattcaaacaTTATCGTCAAGACAACGGACCAGTATTTGATAGATAGTATGCAGATTATGAAGCTCTGAAAAACCTGGTTATGTGTAATGGTTAAGGTTCCTTatataatcatataaaatattaatCTGAATACACACGAATTACCCTATAGCCGGTATGAATACACACGAATTACCCTATAGCCGATATGGTTGTTCGTGTCTTTGGACCTTTTAgtgttttgtataatttttgtatttgaccttgtatccttgttgtggatccgacacttgtAGGCATTATGTTATTACACTCTAGAATAAGCCTATTGGTTTGTTTCCACAATCTCATTATTGATATACACTTGCATGTTattaaaaatatgttgtttAAACTAAAATCTTTCCGTTTCGCATGCATTTTTCTGAACTTTGTTACCCAATATATGGCCAGGAAGGAAATGTCAGCTAAACGAGTCAATCAAGGACGATGTCTCTAGAATGCTCCGAGGCATTTGAACTTgattaaaacattaaatattctaatttGAGTTCCACTTGAAGTTTggaattatttttgtaaatcaaTTTATGTTGAAGTGAATGCATGCTCCATTGTTGATACAATAGTACAATCCCTTGACATACGGTGACCCGTATGGGAAAGATGTAGGTGCCTTCTTTACTGTACCATAAACAGTAATTAGTGTACCGTTATAATGATACGAGAACAATAGAGTATATGAAGAAACGTTAGGAAAAGGTTTTAAAGAACAAATCAAAATGCAGGTACAATACCACTGCTCGATTACCCAATTATAAGTCTTACATGTACGTCCCCTCCAGAATCCGTTACTCATACTTAGCTTCTTCAGTGCATAGCATTGCTACATAGCGTTTATTATCTAAACTCAATGTCTGtagtcccgtgaggatccgggttagaatagatcctctgtacccccttgcttgtcgtaagaggctactaaatggggcggtccttcggatgagaccgcaaaatccgaggtcccgtgtcacagcaggtgtggcacgataaagatccctccctgctcaatggccataagcgccgaacatatgcctacattttgcagcccttcaccggcagtggtgacgtatccatatgagttaaatattctcgagaaggacgttaaacaatattcaatcaatgtcTGTAAACAAGAGCATATACAAATCATATAACGAAAAAAGGTCATGTTTGCAACAAAGATAAAGCAGCAATTTTCCGTATCCATATCAACTGACGTATGTATGTAGATAATACCTTcaaattaacaattatattacgGTGATGTTCGACGTTTTATCTGTAGGCGCTGTGTCTTCTATACGGTGTAGTGTCGTTCCCGTTTTTTTGTCAGTCATGacttataaatacatgtagtgtttgAACTCATTTATAAGGACTTGGGTTATAAGGAAGTTTTGCTGATAAAGAGgtggtacatgtaatcattCATTACCCAGTATCAAtttcttgatatctatattttgtttagatatattcTGACCACCCGTGTATTGCAcatttatatctacatgtatgacgAAAGCAATGTATAAATAGATTTTTCAACGGTAAATTCTCCCTTCGATAACACGTCCTTGATGAgacaaaatattcattattcagttatatgcatttacatgtacttaccgGTATTTACAACAGTAAAGAATTTTTAATAATGACATAAGGAATATCggttttaaaaacattacttgtttgtttatatatatatatatatatatatatatatatatatatatatatataaggtgaACGGTCacttgctacatgtatatcgagAAGTATAATACAATGACAATAAAAGGATTTGTGGATGGTTTGTGTTTTTGTCTGTTTTAC
Above is a genomic segment from Ostrea edulis chromosome 3, xbOstEdul1.1, whole genome shotgun sequence containing:
- the LOC130052579 gene encoding uncharacterized protein LOC130052579 — its product is MSDGKLCTGLNRCCFGYRWNENLQDCIKCEIGFYGTTCGSKCKYPHYGEDCQHNCQCDSETCDFAIGCSNSTAATTHFTFERISQKPTTITPSQEHFGDSLFWIPDFKNLFLICASILGFVLLLNTLALVICLRRKYEKKKKEKKREQNYEDLEDFPCNVYSALNMDETNPCFEGSAIGKIRLLNHRYDNKYTLEIKTRPFQLNPTNCGLTETVPVSNSAPSPTPNVQGETEGNQQPSEYSSLDVHVRT